Sequence from the Salinicoccus sp. RF5 genome:
TACAACTCCACCCTCATGTCCTATGCCAACAACATCCATACGTATGAAGGCGGGACACATGAAGACGGCTTCAAGCGTGCATTGACGAAGGTCATCAACAACTACGGCTTCAAGAACCGGATCATCCGGGAGGGCGAAGACCGGCTGAGCGGCGAAGATGTGCGCGAAGGCATGACGGCAGTCGTCTCGATCAAGCATACGGATCCGCAGTTCGAAGGCCAGACGAAGACGAAATTCGGCAACTCGGAAGCACGGCTAATCACAGACCAGCTCTTCAGTGAAGGATTCGAGCGCTTCCTGCTCGAAAATCCAGCACCTGCAAAGGTCATCGTTGAAAAAGGCCTCACCGCCCAGCGCGCGAGGGTCGCAGCGAAGAAGGCGCGTGAAATGACGCGCAGAAAATCTGCACTTGAAGTCTCCAGCCTGCCAGGCAAGCTTGCCGACTGTTCAAGCAAGGATCCTTCAAAAAGTGAGCTGTTCATCGTCGAGGGGGATTCCGCCGGCGGTTCCGCGAAAGCCGGAAGGAATTCCACCACTCAGGCCATCCTGCCGCTCCGAGGCAAGATCCTTAACGTCGAAAAGGCGCGCCTCGACAAGATCTTGAACAACAACGAGATCCGTTCCATGATCACGGCACTCGGTACAGGCATCGGTGAAGAATTCGACCTGTCCAAGGCCCGCTACCATAAGATCGTCATCATGACCGATGCCGATGTCGACGGTGCACACATCCGCACACTGCTTCTGACCTTCTTCTACCGGTTCATGAAACCACTGATCGAAGCAGGCTATGTATATATCGCCCAGCCGCCACTCTATAAAGTCACCCAGGGCAAGAACAAATATTATGTCTTCGATGACAGGGAGCTGGACTCCCTGCGCAATGAACTCAGCGATACACCGAAGATTTCCCTGGCACGATATAAGGGTCTTGGTGAAATGAATGCAGATCAGCTGTGGGAAACGACGATGGATCCAAGCTTCAGGACGCTGCTCCAGGTGACACTTGAAGATGCGGTCGACGCAGACCAGACATTCGAAATGCTCATGGGGGACATCGTCGAGAACAGAAGGAACTTTATTGAAGAAAATGCATTATACGTCCAAAATCTAGACGTTTAATCAGTGGAGGTTATTTTGAATGAGTGACAGAACGGATAGATTGAAATCAACCAATATAAGCAAAGAGATGCGCACCTCCTTCCTGGACTATGCGATGAGCGTCATCGTATCCCGGGCGCTGCCGGATGTACGGGATGGCATGAAGCCGGTCCACCGCAGGATACTGTACGGTATGCATGACAACGGGATGACATCGGAAAAGCCATATAAGAAGTCCGCAAGGATCGTCGGGGACGTCATGGGTAAATACCACCCCCATGGCGACTCCTCGATCTATGACGCGATGGTGCGTATGGCACAGGACTTCAGCTACCGCTATCCGCTCGTCGATGGTCAGGGGAACTTCGGTTCCATGGACGGCGACAGCGCTGCAGCAATGCGTTACACCGAGGCGAAGATGAGCAGGATCTCCATGGAGCTGATGCGCGATATCAACAAGGATACCATCGACTTCCAGGACAACTATGACGGCAATGAACGGGAACCTGTGGTACTCCCGTCAAGATTCCCGAACCTGCTCGTCAACGGCACCAGCGGCATCGCAGTCGGCATGGCGACGAACATCCCTCCGCACAACATGAGGGAAGTCATCGATGCGGTGCTTGCATACGCTGAAGACGGTGAAGTCACCCTGCCCGAACTGATGGAGCATGTGAAGGGTCCGGACTTCCCTACTGCCGGCCTGATCGTCGGAAAAAGCGGCATCAGGCAGGCATACGAGACGGGAC
This genomic interval carries:
- the gyrB gene encoding DNA topoisomerase (ATP-hydrolyzing) subunit B codes for the protein MAEKNMEQYGAEQIQVLEGLEAVRKRPGMYIGSTASKGLHHLVWEIVDNSIDEAMAGHADRINITIEEDNWVKVTDNGRGIPVDIQEKMGRPAVEVILTVLHAGGKFGGGGYKVSGGLHGVGSSVVNALSKTLEVYVHLDGKIHHQSYTRGVPDFDLKVIGETDKTGTEIRFKADAEIFTETTEYDIEVLQKRIKELAFLNKGLEINLFDERGEEDVSFQYYYEGGIKSYVEQMNETRDVLHDEVIYMHSEKDEVEVEIALQYNNGYNSTLMSYANNIHTYEGGTHEDGFKRALTKVINNYGFKNRIIREGEDRLSGEDVREGMTAVVSIKHTDPQFEGQTKTKFGNSEARLITDQLFSEGFERFLLENPAPAKVIVEKGLTAQRARVAAKKAREMTRRKSALEVSSLPGKLADCSSKDPSKSELFIVEGDSAGGSAKAGRNSTTQAILPLRGKILNVEKARLDKILNNNEIRSMITALGTGIGEEFDLSKARYHKIVIMTDADVDGAHIRTLLLTFFYRFMKPLIEAGYVYIAQPPLYKVTQGKNKYYVFDDRELDSLRNELSDTPKISLARYKGLGEMNADQLWETTMDPSFRTLLQVTLEDAVDADQTFEMLMGDIVENRRNFIEENALYVQNLDV